DNA from Sorangium aterium:
GCGCGCGCTCCCCCCGTGACGACCGGCGCTGGGTGGGTGTTGAGCCCAGGGCAGGAGCCATGCAAAGAAGGAGGGACCCGCAGCCTCTCTGCCTCTCTGCTCCCCCGGAGACCCCAACGATGACCGATTTCCAGTACCAGGACATGCTCCCCCTCGGCCATGACGAGACCCCGTACCGTCTCGTCAGCCGCGACCATGTCTCGACCTTCGAGGCCGCCGGCTCGACGTTCCTCAAGGTCGAGCCGGAGGGGCTCACCCTGCTCGCGCGCGAGGCGATGCGCGACATCGCCCACCTCCTCCGGCCCGGTCACCTCGCGCAGCTCGCGCGGATCCTCGGCGATCCCGAGGCCTCCTCGAACGATCGCTTCGTCGCCCTCGAGCTCCTCAAGAACGCGAGCATCGCCGCGGGGGGCGTTCTCCCGTCATGCCAGGACACCGGCACGGCCATCGTCATGGGCAAGAAGGGCCAGCTCGTCTTCACGGGCGGCGGCGACGAGGCGGCGATCGCGCGCGGCGTCTTCGAGACCTACCGCGCGCAGAACCTGCGCTATTCGCAGCTCGCGCCGCTCGACATGTACCGGGAGGTCAACACGAACGACAACCTCCCGGCGCAGATCGAGATCTTCGCGACGGACGGCGACGCCTACAAGCTCCTGTTCATGGCGAAGGGCGGCGGCTCCGCGAACAAGAGCTATCTTTACCAGGAGACCAAGGCGCTCCTGAACCCGGAGAGCCTGCTGTCCTTCCTCGAGGCGAAGATCCGCGCGCTCGGCACCGCGGCGTGCCCGCCGTACCACCTCGCCATCGTCGTCGGCGGCACGTCGGCCGAGCACACGCTCAAGGTCGCGAAGCTCGCCTCGGCGCGGTACCTCGACACGCTCCCGGCCGAGGGCAACGCGCGCGGGCGCGGCTTCCGCGATCGCGAGCTCGAGCAGAAGGTGCTCGAGCTCGCGCAGCGGACGGGCATCGGGGCGCAGTTCGGGGGCAAGTACTTCTGCCACGACGTGCGGGTCATCCGCCTGCCGCGCCACGGCGCCTCGTGCCCTGTCGGTATCGCCGTCTCCTGTTCTGCGGATCGTCAGGCGCTCGGCAAGATCACGCGCGAGGGCATCTTCCTCGAGCAGCTCGAGACCGATCCTGCGAAGTACCTGCCCGACACGACCGACGCGGATCTCCAGGGAGAGGTCGTGAAGCTCGACCTCCGCCGTCCCATGAGCGAGATCCGCGCGGAGCTCTCGAAGTACCCCATCCGCACGCGGCTCTCGCTGAGCGGCCCGATGATCGTCGCGCGAGACATCGCGCACGCGAAGATCAAGGAGCGCCTCGACCGCGGCGACGGCGTGCCGAGCTACCTGCAGGAGTTCATGGTCTACTACGCCGGCCCCGCGAAGACGCCCGTGGGCTACGCCTCCGGCTCGTTCGGGCCCACCACGGCCGGCCGGATGGACGCGTACGTCGACCTCTTCCAGGCGAGCGGCGGCAGCTACGTCATGCTCGCCAAGGGCAACCGCTCGCCCGCTGTCACCGCGGCGTGCAAGAAGCACGGCGGCTTCTACCTCGGCTCGATCGGCGGCCCGGCCGCGCGCCTCGCGAAGGACTGCATCAAGAAGGTCGAGGTGCTCGAGTACCCCGAGCTCGGCATGGAAGCCGTCTGGAAGATCGAGGTCGAGGATTTCCCCGCCTTCATCGTGGTGGACGACAAGGGCAACGACTTCTTCGCCGACATCAACAAGCCGGCCGGCCGGAAGCTCGACGTCACGGGCTGACGTCCGGAGCCCGGGGATCGCGGCCGGGCGGCTTCCCTAGGCCTCCAGCGCCGGCGCGGCAGCGGACCGCCGCCCTCCTTCTCCCGTGCCAGACCTTCCAGGACCTGCGCAAACTCCGCGTCGGCGGCGCAGCAACAGCGAGGTTGATTGGCGACGACGTCCCCTCCGGATCGGCGTCGAGGACCCGATTCCATCTGCTCCTGATACGGCTCATCACCTGCTCCCCTGCCACTGTCACCCGGATCAGCGCGGGTGACCGAGGCAAATGGTCACATTCGAGGCGTCCTGGCTCCTGTTCAGCCCGGTATCGTCTCGGCGAGCGCTGATGGGGCCGCGGTCCGCGGGGGCACGGTCCATGCTTCGACCTCGTGCGGAAGGAGCTGAGCATGACAGTTCGACCTGATCGCGCGGTGTCTCATGGCCATGTCGACGCTGGGCACCACCGTTTCGAGGATCGGCACGGTGGTCCCGATGGAGCTCGCCATCACCTGGAGGAGGATCGTTTGGAGCGGCTTGTGCGCGCAGCGCAGGAGGTCGCTGGTCAAGCAGAGCGTCGAGAGCGCGAGAAGCGCAGCGACGCCGGCCAGGAGGCGAGGCCGGGCGACGGCGGCGTCAAGTCGCGGCCGGCGCCGAGGAATCCGAGCATCGCCGACCTCGAGCGCGCGGACAACGAGGGGATGCTGCCGCCGGGGGAGACGTGATGAGCGCACGCGCGATGAGCCTCGATGGGCTCGTCGATCGGCTGGTGCCGAGCGCGCTCCGCCCCGCGGAGCGCGCGCCCCTCGCCCCTGCGCTCGACGCGGAGGTACGGCACGTGGACACGTGGAGCGCGGGGCGCCTCGCCTATTACGTGGACACCCGCGCTGCCGGGCGCCCCGTGGTGCTCGTGCACGGGGTCGACGCCGCCGCCTCGTCCAGGGAGATGGCGCCCCTGTTCGATGCGCTCCGCGGCGAGCGGCCTGTCTACGCGCTCGATCTTCCCGGGTTCGGCCTCTCGGAGCGAGCGGACCGCGTGTACGATCGCGAGCTCTACCGCGCCGCGCTGCGCCGCTTCCTCACGGACGTGGTCCGCGCGCCGGGCGGCGCCGACGTCATCGCGCTCTCCCTCTCCTCCGAGTTCGCCGCCGCCGTCGCCTGCGAGGAGATGAGCATCGTTCACAGCCTCGTGCTCGTGTCCCCGACGGGGCTCGGCCGCGAGCCTCCCGGCGCGAGCGCCCTCTTCCGGGCTGTCTCGCGCGTCCCCTACGTCGCGGAGGCGCTCTTTCGCGTGCTGGCCGCGCCGCCCAGCATTCGCTGGTTCCTGAAGAAGAACTTCGTCGGCGCGCCGGATCCGGGCCTCGTCGACTATGCCATCAGCGCGTCGAAGGAGCCTTTTGCCCACCGGGCCCCCCTCGCGTTCATCACCGGTGACCTGTTCACGGACGACGCTCTCCAGCGCCTGTATGCGCGTCTGCCCGTCGCCACGCTGATCCTCCACGACCGTGACCCCTATTCGCGCTTCGACCGCCTCGGCGAGCTCACGCAGCAGAACGCGCGCGTGGAGGTCGCCCGCATCGCGCCGACGCTGGGTCTCCCGCATTTCGAGCAGCTCGACGCCACGCTCGATGCCGTGCGCAGGTTCTGGGCGCAGGACCCTTGGTAGATCTCCTCCACAGAACGACCAGGACAGCCTTGTAGAGAGCTCCGCGCAGGGCGGACGTCGATTTCCTGCGGAGCCCCCGGCGCCGCAGGGAAGCCGAGGTCGTCCGGCCTGCTCGGGAGCCGCCGCCCTCCAGGTCAAACATGTATGCGCCATTACTGATTGGCCCCGTCTCGGGCCAGCGGGCCTGTGTCCCGCTGGCCTTGTGCGACCCCGAGGAGGGTCTCGAGGATCGACCTGCGACACGCATCCAGTTTCACCGCTCGTGAAGCGCTTGGTGTACAATGGAGCGGTGACCGAACACCGGGTGACCCGACAGGGGCACCATGTGTGTGTGGTCACGTGCTTGCCGGTTCGATCGTGGCCATTTCGTTAGGGCCATGACATCCACAGCCTGGGCGGGGGTGTCCTTGCGCAGCAATCCGGCGATGGAGCGCTGCGCCAGAACGCTGCGATGTGCCATGGATGAGCCATGGTGGATGGCCAGGCGATGGAGCAATGCGGCACGCGTCTCTACAGGGGGCGCGGATTGTTTCCAGGCGTAAAAGTCTTTGCAAACTCCAGGTCAACGGGCTAATTAAGCTCTTATAGCGGGGGATGTCGTGAATGCAGGCGGCCAAACCATCTCTTCGACCCAGCAAGCGAGCAACAGCTTGCTTGGTCGATACCGCCTGATTGCAAAATTAGGCCGTGGAGGGATGGCAGATGTGTTTCTGGCCGTCTCCCGCGGGCCCGGGTCGTTCAACAAGCTTGTCGTCGTGAAGTGTCTCCGCGTCGGGATGGCGGATGACCCGCGCTACGTCCTGATGTTCCTGGACGAGGCCAAGCTCTCGGCCCGGCTCAATCACCCCAACGTCGTTCAGACCTACGAGATCGGGGGCGAGAGCGGCGGGTACTTCATCGTGATGGAGTACCTCGAGGGCCAGCCGCTCAAGGACGTCGTGAGGGCGGTGGTGAGCGGCTGTCCTGGCGCCGCGAGCTTCACGCGGGGGGCGTGGGTCAGGACGATCGTCGAGGCGCTGCGCGGGCTGCACTACGCGCATGAGCTCGCGGACTTCGATGGCGGTCTGCTCGGCGTCGTGCACCGCGACGTCTCGCCGCACAACATCTTCATCACGTACGACGGAGCTGTGAAGATCGTTGATTTCGGCGTCGCGAAGGCGGCCCTCAACGATGCGCACACCGAGAGCGGAACCTTCAAGGGCAAGATGGCCTACGCCGCGCCCGAGCAGGCGATGGCGAGCACCGACGTCGACCGGCGGGCCGATATCTTCGCCATCGGCATCGTGCTCTGGGAGCTCCTGGCGATGCGGCGGCTGTTCGATGGCGATCACGTCGCCGTGATGCACCAGCTGCTCACGCGGGACATCCCGCGGCTCTCCACCGTCGTGCCGGACATCGACCCGGCGCTCGATGAGATCGTGGCGAGGGCCCTCCAGCGGGATCCGGATCGGCGGTTCGCCACCGCGCAGGAGATGGGCGACGCGCTGGAGAGTTACCTCCGGGCCTCGGGCGGGGACGTCCGCACGGAGCAGCTCGGCGCGCACGTGCTCGAGATGTTCTCGGAGAGCAGGGCGCTCGTGCGCCAGCAGGTCACCGCGCAGTTCGAGTACCTGACCTCGCTGGACGTCGCGGGCGACATCCAGCGCGCCTCGATGGTCGGAGAGTTCCCCCGCGCCTCGATGGTCATGGGGATGAACCGCTCGATGTGGCCCTCCGCGACCGCGGCCGGTCTACCCCTCCTCAGCGATCACAGCCACAGCGGCCCCGCCAACCACCAGCAGGAGCCCACGGCCGTCGACCCGGGCAGCCTGGGCGCGACGGTGGGGCGCGCCTCGTCCTGGCGGCAGCGTGGGTATCTCGCCTCTGCGCTCGGCGTGGTCGCGCTGCTCGCCGCGGGGGCCTTCGCGATGTTCCGCGACCGCTCGGTGGAGCCCGTCGCGTCGGAGCAGCCTGCTGCCGTGTCCACGGCTGCGGCGGCGCTCGAAGCGAGCCCGATGAAGGCCAAGGTCACGATCAAGAGCGAGCCCGCGGACGCGAACGTGAGCTGGAACGGGACCATGCTCGGCAAGACGCCCCTCAGCGTCGAGCTGCCTCAAGGGATGCAGGTCGTCGTGGTGTCCAGGGCCGGTTGGGTCGACGTGTCGATCTTCCTGCAGCTCTCCGCGTCCGACGTCGTCGAGCGCACCGTCGCGCTCCGGCGTCAGGACGTCAGCACGATACCGTCCAATTAGGGCTCCTCGTCTCCCTGTGAATTCCCCCGAAAAATTCGGGGGATACTTCAAGTGCCGGCCCTGAGGACCCGCATGGATGGCGCTGCCCTGGCCGCGAGGCGGCGGACTTCTCGACCGAGCCAGTCGAGGAAATCGTGGTTCCACGGAGGCCCGTCGGGCCAGCGTTCGCGTATGCGGTCGGCGAGCTCTAGATCCCATCTCCCGTAGAGATCCACGAGCGCGTCATGCGCCTTGCGGCCGGCCAGCGCTTCAGGGGCCCCGCGAGGCTCGCCTCCGTGCGCGAAGGCGTCGTCGCAAACATAGTAGTTGCACGTCGCCGCGCGCCGCTCGGGGGGGATGGTGCAGCCCTCATGACCATGGAAAGCGCACCTCTTGGGGAGCGCTCGGCCATCGCTGTCCTGGGGCTCGACCCGCAGGATGAGCAGGCCGCGCCGGCCCGGGCGCAGGTTGCCCGCGGCCATCTGCTCGAGCAGCCAGCCTGCGCCGCCGAGCGAGACGATTCGCCCGATGTCCGACCACTCGACCCCCGGCGGGCTGGCGCAGCAGCCCGTCGGGCCCTGCGGGCATGAGCCGCACAACGTCGAGTGCAGCCGCGTGTGCATGCCCGCGAGCTCAAGCCGGATCATCGCGCCACCAATGCTCCGAGAATAACGGCGCCTCCCGCTGCGTCCAGCGTCGCCGGCGCATCCAGAGGTCGGGAAAAGAGGAGAGGAAGAGTAGAGAGAGTCCGGAGCGACCTATGCTCTGGGCGTGATCAGGCGCTCCAGCCCGCGCAGCGGGATGTCCAGCCAGTCAGGTCGGTTGTTGAGCTCGTAGCCGACCTCGTAAATGCACTTCTCGAGCATGTAGAAGTCGATCAGGAGCGCCGTGTCCGCGTCGCTCGCGGGCACGTACGGCGTCGTCGCGTCGGCCCGCGGCTCGGCGGTCGCCTGAGCGCGCGCGACCGTCTCCATGTATCCCGCGAGGTAGCTCGCGGAGATCCACGCCACCCAGGCGTCGGTCCACGGCTTGAGGACGGCGACGTCCTCGGGCCGGAGGCGAGCGTCCCGGAGCGCCGAGGCGCCGGCGTAGTCGAACGAGCGCAGCATCCCGCCCACGTCCCGGAGCGGGCCACGCTTGTAGCGGCGCTCGCTCAGCGGTCTCGCCGGCTCCCCCTCGAAATCGATCAGGATGAAGTCGTCGCCCGTCGAGAGCACCTGGCCGAGGTGGAAGTCGCCGTGCGTCCGGATGCGGGGGATGTCGAACTTCCTCGACACGATCTGCTGGAGCTTCGCGTTGATCTCGGCCTCGCGCGGCAGCATCGCCGACACCTGCTCCCGCACGCTCTCGGGGAGCGAGCGCTCGCGCTTCCTCAGCAGCGCGAAGGTGCGCGCGAGCATGCCGTGCGCCGACTGGAAGATCGACTGCTGGTGCAGCGTCGTGAACGACTGCTGCCCGAACGCGGGGTCCTTGCTGTGCTTGCCGAGCGTGAGGTGGAGCTGCGCGGTGCGCTCGCCGAGCAGCCGCATCCTCACGAGCTCGGTGCCCATCAGCTGGTTCACCACCGGGGGCGGCGCCGCGCGCGACGCGTCGACGAGCGTGCCGGGCGGCATCGGCGGCGCGCTCCCCTTCACCGACCCCTCGTCGGTGAGCACCCGCTCGAAGAAGCGGTTCAGCGCCTCGAGCGTGCTCGTCCACGCGTCGGTCTGGCTCCGCACGTACTCCTGGAGCATCGCCACCGTGGTCGCCTCGCGACCGCGGCCCTGGTACTCGATCACCCCGGCGAGCCGCGGCGTCGCGGGGAACTGCTCGTCCGTCAGGAACCTGCCGATCTCGAGCTCCGGGTTGATGCCCTCCTCGACCTGCCGGAAGATCTTGAGGAGCAGCTTGTCGCCGTAAATGATGGTCGTGTTGCTCTGCTCGCTCTCGGAGATGCGCGCCGGGAGCTCTCCCTCGCCGAGCGACTCGAGCGTCGTCCCGAGCGGCAGCGCATGGAGCTCGCCGGCCGTGCCCGTCGCGACGCCCCGCGCCCGGATCGCGGCGAGGATCAGCGCGGCGAACTCCGGGGTCGTCAGGGCGTCGTACAGGATCCCCTCCGGCGCTGCCGCGCTCTCCGGCTCGGGATCGCGGATCGTGACGTCCGCGATCACCGCGTGGCGCGTGCGCGTCGCGAGCGTCCGCGCGTAGTCGCCCGTGGCGAAGCCGATCGGCACGACATACGTGTCCGGCGAGCCGTCCGTGTACTCGACGCGCACGAGCAGGAGGTAGTGCTCCGCCGCGGTCTGCTCGCCGCGGAGGATCGGGATGACGTCCGCGAGGGTCGTGCCGCGCCGCGTGCGCGCCTTGCCGCGGAACCAGCGCCGCGCCGCGATGAACTTGCCGAGCGCCGGCTCGAGCACCTTGCGCCCCTCCGGGGAGAGGAGCGTCCGCCACGAGCCCTTCGTCGAGATCGCGGGCGCCGCCTCGGCGTCGCCGACGGACGTCGCCGGCGTCGCCGGCTCCAGCGCGAACCAGAAGAAGTCGTGCGGCCCGAGCGAGAGGGAGTAACCGCGGCTCGTGATCTCCGGGAAGCGGCTCCTGCCGAACAGCTCGACAGGCACCATGCCCTCGAAGCGCGCGAGGTCGAGCTCGACGTGCTGGGCGTACCGAGAGAGGTTCGCGACGATGAGCAGCCGCTCGTCCGCGTGCGCGCGGATGAACGCGAGCACCTTGCTGTTGTCCGGGTGCAGGAACTCGATCGTCCCGCGGCCGAGCACCTTGTTCTGCTTGCGAAGGGTGATGAGCCGCTTCATCCACCAGAGGAGCGAAGCAGGGTTCTGCTGCTGCGCCTCGACGTTGATCGCCTCGTAGTGGTACTCGGGATCGATGATGATCGGCAGATAGAGCTTCTGCGGGTTCGCCCTGGAGAATCCGGCGTTCCGATCGGCGCTCCACTGCATCGGCGTGCGCACCCCGTCGCGATCGCCGAGATAGATGTTGTCGCCCATCCCGATCTCGTCGCCGTAGTAGAGGACGGGGGTCCCCGGCAGCGAGAAGAGCAGCGCGTTCATCAGCTCGATCCTGCGCCGCGTCTTCATGAGCGGGGCGAGCCGCCGGCGGATGCCCAGGTTGATCCGCGCCGTGTGCTCCTGCGCGTAGACGCGGTACATGTAGTCCCGGTCCTCGTCGGTCACCATCTCGAGCGTCAGCTCGTCGTGGTTCCGGAGGAACGTCGCCCACTGACAGCTCTCGTGGACCACCGGCGTCTGCTTCAGGATGTTGACGATCGGGAAGCTGTCCTCGAGCTCGACCGCCATGAACATCCTGGGCATGAGCGGGAAGTGGAAGTTCATGTGGCACTCGTCGCCGCTCCCGAAGTACGCCGCGGCGTCGGCGGGCCACTGGTTGGCCTCCGCGAGGAGCATGCGATCGGCGAAGTTCGCGTCGATGTGGCGCCTGAGCTTCCGCAAGAACTCGTGCGTCTCCGGCAGGTTCTCGCAGTTCGTCCCTTCGCGCTCGTAGAGGTACGGTACGGCGTCGAGCCGGAGCCCGTCGACGCCCATCTCCA
Protein-coding regions in this window:
- the treS gene encoding maltose alpha-D-glucosyltransferase, with amino-acid sequence MSQDQKPPPVEGSALWYKDAIIYEVHVRAFSDSNADGIGDFEGLVDKLDYLQDLGVTAIWLLPFYPSPLRDGGYDIADYANINPSYGTRREFARLLREAHRRDIRVITELVLNHTSNEHEWFQRARTSPKGSRWRDFYVWSDTPHRYKDARIIFKDFETSNWAWDPVANAYYWHRFYSHQPDLNFENPDVHAAVFKVVDFWLEMGVDGLRLDAVPYLYEREGTNCENLPETHEFLRKLRRHIDANFADRMLLAEANQWPADAAAYFGSGDECHMNFHFPLMPRMFMAVELEDSFPIVNILKQTPVVHESCQWATFLRNHDELTLEMVTDEDRDYMYRVYAQEHTARINLGIRRRLAPLMKTRRRIELMNALLFSLPGTPVLYYGDEIGMGDNIYLGDRDGVRTPMQWSADRNAGFSRANPQKLYLPIIIDPEYHYEAINVEAQQQNPASLLWWMKRLITLRKQNKVLGRGTIEFLHPDNSKVLAFIRAHADERLLIVANLSRYAQHVELDLARFEGMVPVELFGRSRFPEITSRGYSLSLGPHDFFWFALEPATPATSVGDAEAAPAISTKGSWRTLLSPEGRKVLEPALGKFIAARRWFRGKARTRRGTTLADVIPILRGEQTAAEHYLLLVRVEYTDGSPDTYVVPIGFATGDYARTLATRTRHAVIADVTIRDPEPESAAAPEGILYDALTTPEFAALILAAIRARGVATGTAGELHALPLGTTLESLGEGELPARISESEQSNTTIIYGDKLLLKIFRQVEEGINPELEIGRFLTDEQFPATPRLAGVIEYQGRGREATTVAMLQEYVRSQTDAWTSTLEALNRFFERVLTDEGSVKGSAPPMPPGTLVDASRAAPPPVVNQLMGTELVRMRLLGERTAQLHLTLGKHSKDPAFGQQSFTTLHQQSIFQSAHGMLARTFALLRKRERSLPESVREQVSAMLPREAEINAKLQQIVSRKFDIPRIRTHGDFHLGQVLSTGDDFILIDFEGEPARPLSERRYKRGPLRDVGGMLRSFDYAGASALRDARLRPEDVAVLKPWTDAWVAWISASYLAGYMETVARAQATAEPRADATTPYVPASDADTALLIDFYMLEKCIYEVGYELNNRPDWLDIPLRGLERLITPRA
- a CDS encoding serine/threonine-protein kinase yields the protein MNAGGQTISSTQQASNSLLGRYRLIAKLGRGGMADVFLAVSRGPGSFNKLVVVKCLRVGMADDPRYVLMFLDEAKLSARLNHPNVVQTYEIGGESGGYFIVMEYLEGQPLKDVVRAVVSGCPGAASFTRGAWVRTIVEALRGLHYAHELADFDGGLLGVVHRDVSPHNIFITYDGAVKIVDFGVAKAALNDAHTESGTFKGKMAYAAPEQAMASTDVDRRADIFAIGIVLWELLAMRRLFDGDHVAVMHQLLTRDIPRLSTVVPDIDPALDEIVARALQRDPDRRFATAQEMGDALESYLRASGGDVRTEQLGAHVLEMFSESRALVRQQVTAQFEYLTSLDVAGDIQRASMVGEFPRASMVMGMNRSMWPSATAAGLPLLSDHSHSGPANHQQEPTAVDPGSLGATVGRASSWRQRGYLASALGVVALLAAGAFAMFRDRSVEPVASEQPAAVSTAAAALEASPMKAKVTIKSEPADANVSWNGTMLGKTPLSVELPQGMQVVVVSRAGWVDVSIFLQLSASDVVERTVALRRQDVSTIPSN
- a CDS encoding fumarate hydratase, translating into MTDFQYQDMLPLGHDETPYRLVSRDHVSTFEAAGSTFLKVEPEGLTLLAREAMRDIAHLLRPGHLAQLARILGDPEASSNDRFVALELLKNASIAAGGVLPSCQDTGTAIVMGKKGQLVFTGGGDEAAIARGVFETYRAQNLRYSQLAPLDMYREVNTNDNLPAQIEIFATDGDAYKLLFMAKGGGSANKSYLYQETKALLNPESLLSFLEAKIRALGTAACPPYHLAIVVGGTSAEHTLKVAKLASARYLDTLPAEGNARGRGFRDRELEQKVLELAQRTGIGAQFGGKYFCHDVRVIRLPRHGASCPVGIAVSCSADRQALGKITREGIFLEQLETDPAKYLPDTTDADLQGEVVKLDLRRPMSEIRAELSKYPIRTRLSLSGPMIVARDIAHAKIKERLDRGDGVPSYLQEFMVYYAGPAKTPVGYASGSFGPTTAGRMDAYVDLFQASGGSYVMLAKGNRSPAVTAACKKHGGFYLGSIGGPAARLAKDCIKKVEVLEYPELGMEAVWKIEVEDFPAFIVVDDKGNDFFADINKPAGRKLDVTG
- a CDS encoding alpha/beta fold hydrolase, whose protein sequence is MSARAMSLDGLVDRLVPSALRPAERAPLAPALDAEVRHVDTWSAGRLAYYVDTRAAGRPVVLVHGVDAAASSREMAPLFDALRGERPVYALDLPGFGLSERADRVYDRELYRAALRRFLTDVVRAPGGADVIALSLSSEFAAAVACEEMSIVHSLVLVSPTGLGREPPGASALFRAVSRVPYVAEALFRVLAAPPSIRWFLKKNFVGAPDPGLVDYAISASKEPFAHRAPLAFITGDLFTDDALQRLYARLPVATLILHDRDPYSRFDRLGELTQQNARVEVARIAPTLGLPHFEQLDATLDAVRRFWAQDPW